The proteins below are encoded in one region of Saccopteryx leptura isolate mSacLep1 chromosome 1, mSacLep1_pri_phased_curated, whole genome shotgun sequence:
- the PDGFB gene encoding platelet-derived growth factor subunit B, producing MNRCWALFLSLCCYLRLVSAEGDPIPEELYEMLSDHSIRSFDDLQRLLHGDSIDEDGAELDLNLTRSHSGGEPESLSRGRRSLDSPTTTVAEPAMIAECKIRTEVFKISRSLIDRTNANYLVWPPCVEVQRCSGCCNNHKVQCRPTQVQLRHVQVRKIEIVRKKPTFKKATVTLEDHLACRCETVVAARPVTRKPGSSQEQRAKMPQTRVAIRTVRVRRPPKGKHRKFKHTHDKMALKETLRA from the exons ATGAATCGCTGCTGGGcgctcttcctgtctctctgctgtTACCTGCGGCTGGTCAGCGCCGAG GGGGACCCCATTCCCGAGGAGCTCTATGAGATGCTGAGTGACCACTCGATCCGCTCCTTCGATGACCTCCAGCGCCTGCTGCATGGAGATTCCATAG ATGAAGATGGAGCCGAGTTGGACCTGAATTTGACCCGGTCCCATTCTGGAGGCGAGCCGGAGAGCCTATCCCGAGGGAGAAGGAGCCTAG ATTCCCCAACGACGACGGTCGCAGAGCCAGCCATGATTGCCGAGTGCAAGATACGCACAGAGGTGTTCAAAATCTCCCGGAGCCTCATAGACCGCACCAATGCCAACTACCTGGTGTGGCCGCCCTGCGTGGAGGTGCAGCGCTGCTCCGGCTGCTGCAACAATCACAAAGTGCAGTGCCGCCCCACGCAGGTGCAGCTGCGACACGTCCAG GTGAGAAAGATTGAGATCGTGCGGAAGAAGCCTACCTTTAAGAAGGCCACAGTGACGCTGGAGGACCACCTGGCATGCAGGTGTGAGACAGTGGTTGCTGCACGACCCGTGACCCGAAAGCCAGGAAGTTCCCAGGAGCAGCGAG CCAAGATGCCCCAAACTCGGGTGGCCATTCGAACGGTGCGAGTCCGCAGGCCCCCCAAGGGGAAGCACAGGAAGTTCAAGCACACGCATGACAAGATGGCACTGAAGGAGACCCTCAGAGCCTAG